In the Danio rerio strain Tuebingen ecotype United States chromosome 8, GRCz12tu, whole genome shotgun sequence genome, one interval contains:
- the rnf10 gene encoding E3 ubiquitin-protein ligase RNF10 isoform X1 translates to MLESSEALTPEFGLNMEKNPNANNNSSSTKIPPRSSSTGLNPTDSKAKTDGKNNGGSKRYSRKREPTFAKAESFPGPRRSQPQKNKNFDKRPPQRGGAGVRQYGLAGGGRREEVAENRRAEFSPAQFAGPKKISLNHLLNFTFEPRGGHFGSGGDGHSCWGRRNKWGHKHKPFNKELFLQANCQFVVSDDQDYQAHFTDPDTLVDWDCVQQVRIYSHEVPSCPICLYPPVAAHMTRCGHIYCWPCMLHYLSLSEKSWSKCPICYEAVHSADLKSVVAMETRQYVSGNSITMCLMRREKGSLVALPSSQWVKVEEPIQFGDVQFCSYSKLLLASRQQVLGLLAEERMALQTQLSQEKDDPQACFIQSALLQLQEREESLLKRRRRKTAGSVDGVDMRKLSLSEQSSPEVTVVNNLTNSKPILQYASAFDDEVQDAQEEVLEEMTNPSVHEAPEEIPDGDVEDLPVEETPQSSQTAHHGPYYYFYQAEDGQQMFLHPVNVRCLQRQYGSLENSPQTITANVVEIDGQTVTEDIRRRHRYLSHLPLTCEFSLCELDLQPPILSKETLDSFADDIEKRKRLRQKKVRDEKRREKRIEMEENRKQGKYPEVHIGLENLHHFPAFGSPPQNGPQLHLPEVLLGPPSPLSSSPSSDGVMFPNLSEHSPSLSVVGVEEDSHCMSFAQMLKGGKARVDTGPKTTPKKDMFLAPPAADSDGESDNSDRVPVPSFQNSFSQALGQALSKLDNGNQTPAPALPISDDKGGKKKKKKQKLLFSTSMVHTK, encoded by the exons ATGCTAGAGAGCTCGGAGGCTCTCACCCCGGAGTTCGGCCTCAACATGGAGAAAAATCCAAACgccaacaacaacagcagcagcacgAAGATCCCGCCCCGTTCCAGCTCTACAGGCCTCAACCCGACAGACTCTAAAGCCAAAACAG atggtaAAAATAATGGGGGCTCTAAGCGCTACAGCCGTAAGCGGGAGCCCACTTTTGCCAAGGCTGAGAGCTTTCCAGGCCCACGCCGCTCACAGCcacaaaaaaataagaattttgaCAAGAGACCCCCTCAGAGAGGTGGCGCAGGGGTGCGACAGTATGGACTCGCTGGTGGTGGGAGAAGAGAAGAG gtAGCAGAAAACCGCCGGGCAGAGTTTAGCCCGGCTCAGTTTGCTGGACCCAAAAAGATAAGTCTGAACCACCTGCTCAACTTTACATTTGAGCCAAGAGGAGGCCATTTTGGCTCCGGAGGAGATGGCCATTCCTGCTGGGGTCGCCGCAACAAGTGGGGTCACAAACACAAGCCCTTCAACAAGGAGCTTTTCCTACAGGCTAA CTGCCAGTTTGTGGTAAGTGATGATCAGGACTATCAAGCCCATTTCACTGATCCAGACACTTTGGTGGACTGGGACTGCGTGCAGCAAGTG CGTATCTACAGTCATGAGGTGCCGTCTTGTCCGATCTGCCTGTATCCCCCAGTGGCGGCCCACATGACGCGCTGCGGCCACATCTACTGCTGGCCATGCATGCTGCACTACCTCTCTCTGAGCGAGAAGAGTTGGTCTAAGTGCCCCATTTGCTATGAGGCCGTGCACAGCGCTGATCTCAAGAG TGTGGTTGCAATGGAGACCCGTCAGTATGTGTCTGGTAACTCCATCACGATGTGTCTGATGCGAAGAGAGAAAGGATCTCTGGTTGCTCTTCCCAGCTCTCAGTGGGTTAAAGTGGAGGAGCCCATTCAGTTTGGAG ATGTGCAATTTTGTTCATACTCCAAGCTGCTGCTGGCATCTCGGCAGCAGGTTTTGGGTCTGCTGGCTGAAGAGAGGATGGCTCTCCAAACCCAGCTCAGCCAGGAGAAAGATGACCCACAGGCCTGTTTCATACAGAGCGCTTTACTGCAGCTGCAG GAGCGTGAGGAAAGTCTTTTGAAACGTCGTCGTCGTAAGACTGCAGGTTCTGTTGATGGGGTGGACATGAGGAAACTCTCTCTGTCTGAACAATCCTCTCCAGAGGTGACTGTGGTCAATAACCTCACAAACTCGAAG CCCATTCTGCAGTATGCTTCAGCATTTGACGATGAGGTACAGGATGCTCAAGAAGAGGTGCTGGAGGAAATGACCAATCCCAGTGTTCATGAAGCGCCTGAAGAGATACCTGATGGAGACGTGGAGGACCTTCCTGTAGAAGAGACTCCTCAATCCAGTCAGACCGCTCATCATGGCCCATATTACTACTTCTATCAGG CTGAGGACGGTCAGCAGATGTTTCTTCACCCAGTGAACGTGCGCTGTCTTCAGAGGCAGTACGGGAGCTTGGAGAACAGCCCTCAGACCATCACTGCTAATGTTGTGGAGATTGATGGACAAACGGTCACTGAG GATATTCGTCGTCGGCACCGTTACCTATCTCACCTGCCCCTCACCTGTGAGTTCAGCCTCTGTGAGCTTGATCTTCAGCCACCCATTCTCTCGAAAGAAACATTGGACAGTTTTGCAG ATGATATTGAGAAAAGGAAGCGCTTAAGGCAGAAGAAAGTGAGGGATGAGAAGAGAAGGGAGAAGAGGATTGAGATGGAGGAAAATAGGAAACAGGGCAAAT ACCCAGAGGTGCACATTGGGCTGGAAAACCTCCATCATTTTCCAGCTTTTGGTTCTCCTCCTCAGAACGGTCCACAGCTGCATCTTCCAGAGGTTCTGCTGGGACCCCCTTCTCCACTGAGCAGCAGCCCGTCTTCAG ATGGAGTGATGTTCCCTAATCTCAGTGAGCACAGTCCTTCTCTGAGTGTTGTCGGTGTGGAAGAAGACTCTCACTGCATGTCATTCGCTCAG ATGCTGAAAGGTGGCAAAGCACGTGTGGATACGGGGcctaaaactaccccaaagaaaG ACATGTTTCTGGCTCCTCCTGCAGCAGACAGTGATGGAGAGAGTGATAACTCTGATCGGGTCCCTGTACCCAGTTTCCAGAACTCCTTTAGTCAGGCTCTGGGACAGGCTCTATCAAAGCTGGACAATGGAAATCAAACCCCAGCCCCAGCTTTACCCATTTCTG atGATAAAGGcgggaagaagaaaaagaaaaagcagaAGCTTCTGTTCAGCACCTCTATGGTTCACACCAAGTAA
- the rnf10 gene encoding E3 ubiquitin-protein ligase RNF10, which produces MLESSEALTPEFGLNMEKNPNANNNSSSTKIPPRSSSTGLNPTDSKAKTDGKNNGGSKRYSRKREPTFAKAESFPGPRRSQPQKNKNFDKRPPQRGGAGVRQYGLAGGGRREEVAENRRAEFSPAQFAGPKKISLNHLLNFTFEPRGGHFGSGGDGHSCWGRRNKWGHKHKPFNKELFLQANCQFVVSDDQDYQAHFTDPDTLVDWDCVQQVRIYSHEVPSCPICLYPPVAAHMTRCGHIYCWPCMLHYLSLSEKSWSKCPICYEAVHSADLKSVVAMETRQYVSGNSITMCLMRREKGSLVALPSSQWVKVEEPIQFGDVQFCSYSKLLLASRQQVLGLLAEERMALQTQLSQEKDDPQACFIQSALLQLQEREESLLKRRRRKTAGSVDGVDMRKLSLSEQSSPEVTVVNNLTNSKPILQYASAFDDEVQDAQEEVLEEMTNPSVHEAPEEIPDGDVEDLPVEETPQSSQTAHHGPYYYFYQAEDGQQMFLHPVNVRCLQRQYGSLENSPQTITANVVEIDGQTVTEDIRRRHRYLSHLPLTCEFSLCELDLQPPILSKETLDSFADDIEKRKRLRQKKVRDEKRREKRIEMEENRKQGKYPEVHIGLENLHHFPAFGSPPQNGPQLHLPEVLLGPPSPLSSSPSSDGVMFPNLSEHSPSLSVVGVEEDSHCMSFAQMLKGGKARVDTGPKTTPKKADMFLAPPAADSDGESDNSDRVPVPSFQNSFSQALGQALSKLDNGNQTPAPALPISDDKGGKKKKKKQKLLFSTSMVHTK; this is translated from the exons ATGCTAGAGAGCTCGGAGGCTCTCACCCCGGAGTTCGGCCTCAACATGGAGAAAAATCCAAACgccaacaacaacagcagcagcacgAAGATCCCGCCCCGTTCCAGCTCTACAGGCCTCAACCCGACAGACTCTAAAGCCAAAACAG atggtaAAAATAATGGGGGCTCTAAGCGCTACAGCCGTAAGCGGGAGCCCACTTTTGCCAAGGCTGAGAGCTTTCCAGGCCCACGCCGCTCACAGCcacaaaaaaataagaattttgaCAAGAGACCCCCTCAGAGAGGTGGCGCAGGGGTGCGACAGTATGGACTCGCTGGTGGTGGGAGAAGAGAAGAG gtAGCAGAAAACCGCCGGGCAGAGTTTAGCCCGGCTCAGTTTGCTGGACCCAAAAAGATAAGTCTGAACCACCTGCTCAACTTTACATTTGAGCCAAGAGGAGGCCATTTTGGCTCCGGAGGAGATGGCCATTCCTGCTGGGGTCGCCGCAACAAGTGGGGTCACAAACACAAGCCCTTCAACAAGGAGCTTTTCCTACAGGCTAA CTGCCAGTTTGTGGTAAGTGATGATCAGGACTATCAAGCCCATTTCACTGATCCAGACACTTTGGTGGACTGGGACTGCGTGCAGCAAGTG CGTATCTACAGTCATGAGGTGCCGTCTTGTCCGATCTGCCTGTATCCCCCAGTGGCGGCCCACATGACGCGCTGCGGCCACATCTACTGCTGGCCATGCATGCTGCACTACCTCTCTCTGAGCGAGAAGAGTTGGTCTAAGTGCCCCATTTGCTATGAGGCCGTGCACAGCGCTGATCTCAAGAG TGTGGTTGCAATGGAGACCCGTCAGTATGTGTCTGGTAACTCCATCACGATGTGTCTGATGCGAAGAGAGAAAGGATCTCTGGTTGCTCTTCCCAGCTCTCAGTGGGTTAAAGTGGAGGAGCCCATTCAGTTTGGAG ATGTGCAATTTTGTTCATACTCCAAGCTGCTGCTGGCATCTCGGCAGCAGGTTTTGGGTCTGCTGGCTGAAGAGAGGATGGCTCTCCAAACCCAGCTCAGCCAGGAGAAAGATGACCCACAGGCCTGTTTCATACAGAGCGCTTTACTGCAGCTGCAG GAGCGTGAGGAAAGTCTTTTGAAACGTCGTCGTCGTAAGACTGCAGGTTCTGTTGATGGGGTGGACATGAGGAAACTCTCTCTGTCTGAACAATCCTCTCCAGAGGTGACTGTGGTCAATAACCTCACAAACTCGAAG CCCATTCTGCAGTATGCTTCAGCATTTGACGATGAGGTACAGGATGCTCAAGAAGAGGTGCTGGAGGAAATGACCAATCCCAGTGTTCATGAAGCGCCTGAAGAGATACCTGATGGAGACGTGGAGGACCTTCCTGTAGAAGAGACTCCTCAATCCAGTCAGACCGCTCATCATGGCCCATATTACTACTTCTATCAGG CTGAGGACGGTCAGCAGATGTTTCTTCACCCAGTGAACGTGCGCTGTCTTCAGAGGCAGTACGGGAGCTTGGAGAACAGCCCTCAGACCATCACTGCTAATGTTGTGGAGATTGATGGACAAACGGTCACTGAG GATATTCGTCGTCGGCACCGTTACCTATCTCACCTGCCCCTCACCTGTGAGTTCAGCCTCTGTGAGCTTGATCTTCAGCCACCCATTCTCTCGAAAGAAACATTGGACAGTTTTGCAG ATGATATTGAGAAAAGGAAGCGCTTAAGGCAGAAGAAAGTGAGGGATGAGAAGAGAAGGGAGAAGAGGATTGAGATGGAGGAAAATAGGAAACAGGGCAAAT ACCCAGAGGTGCACATTGGGCTGGAAAACCTCCATCATTTTCCAGCTTTTGGTTCTCCTCCTCAGAACGGTCCACAGCTGCATCTTCCAGAGGTTCTGCTGGGACCCCCTTCTCCACTGAGCAGCAGCCCGTCTTCAG ATGGAGTGATGTTCCCTAATCTCAGTGAGCACAGTCCTTCTCTGAGTGTTGTCGGTGTGGAAGAAGACTCTCACTGCATGTCATTCGCTCAG ATGCTGAAAGGTGGCAAAGCACGTGTGGATACGGGGcctaaaactaccccaaagaaaG CAGACATGTTTCTGGCTCCTCCTGCAGCAGACAGTGATGGAGAGAGTGATAACTCTGATCGGGTCCCTGTACCCAGTTTCCAGAACTCCTTTAGTCAGGCTCTGGGACAGGCTCTATCAAAGCTGGACAATGGAAATCAAACCCCAGCCCCAGCTTTACCCATTTCTG atGATAAAGGcgggaagaagaaaaagaaaaagcagaAGCTTCTGTTCAGCACCTCTATGGTTCACACCAAGTAA